A single region of the Limimonas halophila genome encodes:
- a CDS encoding cadherin repeat domain-containing protein, whose amino-acid sequence MADLSTPQDQATALFVGILGRAPRTDGRDFWAGEIESNGIESVAEQFATSNELQNTENSGALNFDADTATLADQISTNLFGSATALGDLGLRDDIESVINDDGSPEGIAAAIGGAIDTVGTLQGLDDGILSSSAQAVVEAHNNRVDAANNFAAAWDANGGEWGDNGNLDADRQLGQDALNGVNENADSVPSEDNLGQTIADDEQTTPGDGDGDGDGDGDGDGDGDGDGDGDAPTVESGQTVSFQENAAAGAGIGQITATDDGSITSLEVTGGDGNIADYVTIDANGTVALTEAGAGSALNDFETGSNSFTATVTATDDDGNTGSAEVTFSVSNDTADDGGDFPNLPPAFGGDGPELVDAGTSSSENINGNQSATVSGNGGQDRFAFDTGSSADLTIDDFANGDQLFFNVDQIGDVGVQNNSFEDGEVTLSAGQATVTVTNLSNTVDQQIFDTTSFETQFGDRGLGINGDAFGEPASDGSGDDGSGDDGSGSDLPALPSEGGPDPVDSGTSDSENINGNQDATVSGAGGDDRFIFDTGSSANLTIDDFESGDQLFFQGIDELADIGVTNNDTTDGEVTLSAGQASVTTINIGQDADGDIFNASTFQNVFGDDALGFA is encoded by the coding sequence ATGGCAGACTTGAGCACACCGCAAGACCAGGCCACGGCGTTATTCGTCGGCATCCTGGGCCGCGCGCCGCGGACCGACGGCCGTGACTTCTGGGCCGGTGAGATCGAGAGCAACGGCATCGAGTCCGTCGCCGAGCAGTTCGCCACGTCCAACGAGCTGCAGAACACCGAGAACAGCGGCGCGCTGAACTTCGACGCCGACACGGCCACGCTGGCCGACCAGATCTCCACCAACCTGTTCGGCAGCGCCACGGCGCTGGGCGATCTGGGCCTGCGTGACGACATCGAGAGCGTCATCAACGACGACGGCAGCCCCGAGGGCATCGCCGCGGCGATCGGCGGCGCGATCGACACGGTCGGCACGCTGCAGGGCCTGGACGACGGCATCCTGTCGAGTTCCGCCCAGGCGGTCGTTGAGGCGCACAACAACCGCGTGGACGCGGCCAACAACTTCGCCGCCGCCTGGGACGCCAACGGCGGCGAGTGGGGCGACAACGGCAACCTCGACGCCGACCGCCAGCTGGGCCAGGACGCGCTGAACGGCGTGAACGAGAACGCCGATTCCGTCCCGAGCGAGGACAACCTCGGTCAGACCATCGCCGACGACGAGCAGACCACGCCGGGTGACGGCGATGGCGACGGTGACGGCGACGGCGACGGTGACGGTGATGGCGATGGTGACGGCGACGGCGACGCGCCGACCGTCGAAAGCGGCCAGACCGTCTCCTTCCAGGAGAACGCCGCCGCCGGGGCCGGCATCGGCCAGATCACGGCCACCGACGATGGCTCCATCACCAGCCTCGAGGTCACGGGCGGCGACGGCAACATCGCCGACTACGTCACGATCGACGCCAACGGCACCGTGGCGCTGACCGAGGCGGGCGCCGGCTCGGCCCTGAACGACTTCGAGACGGGGAGCAACAGCTTCACCGCCACGGTCACGGCGACGGACGACGACGGCAACACCGGTTCGGCCGAGGTCACCTTCAGCGTCTCCAACGACACGGCCGATGACGGCGGAGACTTCCCGAACCTCCCGCCGGCCTTCGGCGGTGACGGGCCGGAGCTGGTCGACGCCGGCACCTCGTCCAGCGAGAACATCAACGGCAACCAGTCCGCCACGGTCTCCGGCAACGGCGGTCAGGACCGCTTCGCGTTCGACACCGGCTCCAGCGCCGACCTGACGATCGACGACTTCGCCAACGGCGACCAGCTGTTCTTCAACGTCGATCAGATCGGCGACGTCGGCGTGCAGAACAACAGCTTCGAGGACGGTGAGGTGACGCTGTCGGCCGGTCAGGCGACCGTGACGGTCACGAACCTGTCCAACACCGTCGATCAGCAGATCTTCGACACCACCAGCTTCGAAACGCAGTTCGGCGACCGCGGCCTCGGCATCAACGGGGACGCCTTCGGCGAGCCCGCGTCCGACGGCAGCGGTGACGACGGCAGCGGCGACGACGGCAGCGGCAGCGACCTGCCGGCCCTGCCGAGCGAGGGCGGCCCGGATCCGGTCGATTCCGGCACCTCGGACAGCGAGAACATCAACGGCAACCAGGACGCCACGGTGTCCGGCGCCGGTGGTGACGACCGCTTCATCTTCGACACGGGCAGCAGCGCCAACCTCACGATCGATGACTTCGAGAGCGGCGATCAGCTGTTCTTCCAGGGCATCGACGAGCTGGCCGACATCGGTGTCACCAACAACGACACGACCGATGGCGAGGTGACGCTCTCGGCCGGTCAGGCCAGCGTGACCACGATCAACATCGGCCAGGACGCCGATGGCGACATCTTCAACGCCTCGACGTTCCAGAACGTCTTTGGCGACGACGCGCTCGGGTTCGCGTAA